The following are from one region of the Mycolicibacterium helvum genome:
- a CDS encoding cutinase family protein, translated as MMRIRATATGAAATLVAALAMLMAPSALPDTVPTAGAAPCPDVEVIFARGRLESPGTGVIGQAFVSALRSRVHKNIGVYAVNYPADNQVDIGANDISNRIAYNMNNCPNTRLVLGGYSLGAAATDMVLAVPIPIMGFKNPMPADADSHIAAVALFGNGTQWLGPITNFSPAYQDRTIELCHGADPICNPADPDTWEANWPDHLAAAYQKAGMINQAADFVAGKL; from the coding sequence ATGATGCGTATCCGAGCGACGGCCACCGGTGCGGCCGCCACATTGGTTGCGGCACTTGCGATGTTGATGGCCCCCTCCGCACTGCCAGATACAGTGCCGACGGCCGGCGCCGCACCATGTCCTGATGTCGAGGTGATCTTCGCGCGCGGCCGCCTCGAATCCCCCGGCACTGGGGTCATCGGCCAAGCGTTCGTCAGCGCGCTGCGATCGCGGGTGCACAAGAACATCGGCGTCTACGCCGTGAACTATCCCGCCGACAATCAGGTCGACATCGGCGCCAACGACATCAGCAATCGCATTGCCTACAACATGAACAACTGCCCGAATACCCGCTTGGTCCTTGGTGGTTACTCGCTGGGCGCAGCAGCCACCGATATGGTGCTGGCGGTTCCCATCCCGATCATGGGCTTCAAGAATCCCATGCCCGCCGACGCCGACAGTCATATTGCCGCAGTCGCCCTGTTCGGCAACGGGACCCAGTGGCTGGGTCCGATCACGAATTTCAGCCCCGCGTATCAGGACCGGACGATCGAGTTGTGCCACGGTGCCGATCCGATCTGCAACCCGGCCGACCCGGATACCTGGGAGGCCAACTGGCCCGATCACCTCGCGGCCGCCTACCAGAAGGCCGGGATGATCAATCAGGCCGCTGATTTCGTGGCCGGAAAGCTCTAA
- a CDS encoding cutinase family protein → MRVTAVLSSAAAIMSVAASLLPTAVATAADCPDAEVIFARGRFEPPGIGRIGEAFVDALRAKTPKSVGVYGVNYIADWDIVPGANDMSKHMQYMAANCPNTRLVPGGYSLGAAVVDVVVGATQAQFGFNNPLPPGVADHVAAVVLFGNGTRSIFGPVSASNNPLYGGKTIDQCNVDDPICNGIDPNTLVGNWSSHLQDAYIGSGLVDQAAQFTADRL, encoded by the coding sequence ATGCGCGTCACAGCGGTGCTGAGCAGTGCTGCAGCGATAATGTCCGTTGCTGCTTCGCTATTGCCGACTGCTGTAGCCACGGCCGCGGATTGTCCCGACGCCGAGGTCATCTTCGCCCGCGGCCGCTTCGAACCGCCGGGTATCGGCCGCATCGGGGAAGCATTCGTCGACGCGTTACGCGCCAAAACTCCGAAGAGCGTTGGGGTATACGGGGTCAACTACATCGCCGACTGGGACATTGTGCCGGGCGCCAACGACATGAGTAAGCACATGCAGTACATGGCAGCCAACTGCCCGAACACCCGGCTGGTGCCGGGTGGGTACTCGCTGGGCGCCGCAGTCGTCGACGTCGTCGTGGGGGCGACTCAAGCCCAGTTCGGCTTCAACAACCCGCTGCCCCCGGGAGTCGCCGACCATGTCGCGGCCGTGGTGTTGTTCGGCAACGGCACCCGCAGCATCTTCGGCCCGGTGTCAGCGTCCAACAACCCGCTCTACGGCGGCAAGACCATCGACCAATGCAACGTGGACGACCCGATCTGCAACGGCATCGATCCCAATACCCTTGTCGGGAACTGGTCCTCACACCTGCAGGACGCCTACATCGGTTCCGGCCTGGTGGATCAGGCCGCCCAATTCACGGCGGACCGGCTCTAA
- a CDS encoding cutinase family protein — protein MARPTMTPARVFGVASTAVVTAALALLTPTTVAPAAHAGPCPDVEVVFARGTSEPAGIGRVGQALADNLQAQLGSRTVSSYAVDYPASYDFLGAADGANDASNHIAATAAACPSTRFVLGGYSQGAAVVDMLVGIPPLGNKVGDIGSAPPLPGGLANKVAGLAVFGNPSTKFGIPITSAGGSFAGKGIDLCNDGDPICSRGRNPFAHTDYESGPAPAQAAGFLAGLL, from the coding sequence ATGGCCAGGCCGACCATGACACCTGCCCGGGTCTTCGGGGTTGCCTCGACTGCTGTCGTCACCGCGGCGCTGGCGCTGCTGACACCGACCACCGTCGCTCCGGCTGCGCATGCCGGACCATGCCCCGATGTCGAGGTCGTGTTCGCCCGCGGTACCAGCGAGCCGGCCGGCATCGGCCGCGTCGGACAGGCGCTCGCCGACAACCTCCAGGCCCAGCTCGGCAGCCGCACGGTCAGCAGCTACGCGGTGGACTACCCGGCCAGCTACGACTTCCTCGGCGCCGCCGACGGTGCCAATGATGCGAGCAATCACATCGCGGCCACCGCCGCCGCGTGCCCGTCGACGCGCTTCGTGCTCGGTGGCTACTCACAGGGCGCCGCGGTGGTCGACATGCTGGTGGGGATACCACCGTTGGGCAACAAGGTGGGCGACATCGGCTCGGCACCGCCACTACCGGGCGGCCTGGCCAACAAGGTCGCCGGGCTGGCGGTTTTCGGCAACCCGTCCACCAAGTTCGGTATTCCGATCACCTCGGCCGGCGGTTCCTTCGCCGGTAAGGGCATCGACCTGTGCAACGACGGTGATCCGATCTGCTCGCGCGGCCGCAATCCGTTCGCGCACACCGATTACGAGAGCGGACCCGCGCCTGCGCAAGCTGCCGGGTTCCTCGCCGGCCTGCTGTAG
- a CDS encoding cutinase family protein, translating to MATLVSPVALPTAAAACNDVQVVFARGTDEPPGIGRVGQAFVNALRPKIGNRSMGVYAVNYPASYDFLAAADGANDASAFIQGVVNDCPNTRLVLGGYSQGAAIIDIITSVPFPAIGFNNPLPPEVSDHVAGLAVFGNPTAKVGLPLTSSPVYGARAIDLCNPGDPICTSGNDVPAHRAYGNDGSANQAAAFVAGLL from the coding sequence ATGGCTACGTTGGTCAGCCCGGTCGCGCTGCCGACCGCGGCGGCCGCCTGCAATGACGTCCAGGTGGTATTCGCCCGCGGCACCGACGAACCACCAGGCATCGGCCGGGTCGGGCAAGCATTCGTCAACGCCCTGCGGCCCAAGATCGGCAACCGCTCGATGGGTGTCTACGCGGTGAACTATCCGGCCAGCTACGACTTCCTGGCCGCCGCCGACGGCGCGAACGACGCCAGCGCGTTCATCCAGGGCGTGGTGAACGACTGCCCCAACACCAGGCTGGTGCTCGGCGGCTACTCGCAGGGTGCGGCGATCATCGACATCATCACCTCGGTCCCGTTCCCGGCCATCGGCTTCAACAACCCGCTCCCGCCCGAGGTGTCCGACCACGTCGCGGGCCTGGCGGTCTTCGGCAACCCCACCGCCAAGGTCGGCCTGCCGCTGACCAGCAGTCCGGTCTACGGCGCCAGGGCGATCGATTTGTGCAACCCGGGTGATCCGATCTGCACCAGTGGCAACGATGTGCCAGCGCACCGGGCCTACGGCAACGACGGCTCGGCCAACCAGGCCGCCGCGTTCGTGGCCGGCCTGCTGTAG